One genomic segment of Belonocnema kinseyi isolate 2016_QV_RU_SX_M_011 chromosome 2, B_treatae_v1, whole genome shotgun sequence includes these proteins:
- the LOC117182997 gene encoding protein GVQW3-like → MADCREQHVAVKFCFLLGKSATETMVILKTAYEDAALNKTRVCERFSRLKNGEMSIEDQLRSGRPATSRSDENLDKINALIRIYRPQTIDQLCEMSGISWSLIHRTLSEDLRMGRVAAIFVPRLLTGEQSNRRL, encoded by the coding sequence ATGGCCGATTGTCGAGAGCAACATGTGGCTGTGAAATTTTGTTTCCTGTTGGGGAAATCAGCCACGGAAACTATGGTAATACTTAAGACTGCTTATGAGGATGCTGCCCTGAATAAAACTAGAGTCTGCGAGAGGTTTTCGCGTCTTAAAAATGGAGAAATGTCAATTGAAGACCAACTCCGTTCAGGGCGCCCCGCAACGTCAAGAAGTGACGAAAATCTTGACAAAATCAATGCCCTCATTCGTATATACCGTCCTCAAACCATTGACCAACTCTGTGAGATGAGTGGAATATCTTGGAGTTTAATTCATAGGACTTTATCCGAAGATTTGCGCATGGGAAGAGTTGCAGCCATATTTGTCCCTCGCCTTCTCACAGGCGAGCAAAGCAATCGTCGACTTTAG